The genomic interval TCGCCGCTTCGCCGACCAGGAGGACCAGGAACGTCAGGCGCGCGAGGACGAGGCTCGCCGGCGCGCCGAGGAGGAGATGCGCCGTCAGGCCGAGGCCGAGGCCCGCCGCCTGGCCGAGGAAGAGGTCCGTCGCCGCGCCGAGGCGGAGGCCAAGGCCCGCCTGGAGGAGCCCGTCGTCGAGGAAGACCTTGAGGTGGAGGAAGAGGAGGAAGGCACTGCCCGTCCCAAGGCCCGCAAAGAGGGTGTCAAGGTCGAGGCCAAGCCTATCAAGGTCGTTAAGCCACGGGCCGAGGCCACCGAGAAGGAGCGTTCCGTTAAAAAGGCGGCGCGCAAGGATTCCCTGCGGGATCGCGACATCATCGTCCTGCCCCAGGCCGACTATGAGGAGGAGCCGGGCGCCGCTGCGCCGGGTGGCCGCGTGCGACGCAAGAAGCGCCTCGGCAAGCCCCAATTACAGGATAAGCATGGCTTCCAGCGTCCCACCATGAAGGTGGTGCGCGAGGTTGAAATTCCCCCGTCCATTACCGTCGGCGAACTGGCCTCGCGCATGTCCGCCAAGGTGTCGGATGTTATCCGTGAGCTGTTCAAGCAGGGCCTGGCGGTCACTATCAACCAGTCCCTGGACGCGGATACCGCGACTCTGCTGGTCGAGGAGATGGGCCACAAGGCCATTGCCGCCAAGCGCGAGAGCGTCGAGGACGCCCTCATGCTAGAACTGGAGCGTGAGTTGGGCGAGATGGCTCTGGAATCGCGGCCACCCGTGGTTACCATCATGGGCCACGTCGATCACGGCAAGACCTCGCTCCTCGACTACATTCGCCGCACCAAGGTGGCGGCGGGCGAGGCGGGTGGCATCACCCAACACATCGGCGCCTATCATGTGAAGACGGGCCGGGGCATGGTCTCCTTCCTGGATACCCCGGGTCACGCCGCCTTCTCGGCCATGCGGGCCCGGGGCGCCCAGGTCACGGACATTGTCATCCTGGTGGTGGCGGCGGACGATGGCGTCATGCCCCAGACCGTCGAGGCCATCCAGCACGCCCGTGCCTCCAAGGTGCCCATCGTGGTCGCCATCAATAAGATGGACAAGCCCTCCGCCAACCCAGACCGGGTGATGCAGGAGCTGACCCAGCACGAGGTTGTGGCCGAGGAGTGGGGTGGCGATACCATCATGGTCAAGGTCTCCGCCAAGTCGGGCCTGGGCATTGATGACCTGCTGGAGGCCGTGCTGCTGCAGGCAGAGGTCCTGGAGCTCAAGGCCCCGATCACGGGTCCCGCCCGCGGCGCCGTCGTTGAATCCAGTCTGGACAAGGGCCGAGGCCCCGTGGCCACCATCCTGGTCCAGGCCGGCACCCTGCATCAGGGCGACATGATCGTCACCGGCACCGAATTTGGCCGGGTCCGCGCCATGTTCGACGAGACGGGGCGGCCGGTGCGCGAGGCCGGACCTTCGATCCCGGTGCAGGTGCTGGGTCTCTCCGGCACCCCGAACGCGGGTGACGACGTGGTGGTGGTGGCCGACGAGCGCCGCGCCCGCGAGGTCGCCGAGTTGCGCGCGGGCCGCGAGCGCCAGTCCCGCTTCGACGATCAGAAGGTGGCCAGCCTTGACCAGCTCTTCTCCCAGCTCAAGGAAGGCGATACCAAGACGGTCAACATCGTCCTCAAGGCCGATGTCCAGGGCAGCATGGAGGCCCTGCGGGATAGCCTGAACAAGCTCTCCACGGATGAGGTCAAGGTGATGATCGTGGCCACGGGTGTGGGCGGTATCACCGAGTCCGACGCCAACCTGGCGGTGACCTCGAATGCCATCCTGCTCGGCTTCAATGTCCGCGCGGACGCCGCGGCCCGGCGGGTGGTGGAGGACAAGGGACTCGATCTGCGTTACTACAGCATCATTTACGAGCTGATCGACGATGTGAAAAAGGCCCTGTCCGGCCTGCTGAGCCCGGAGGTGACCGAGACCATCATTGGCCTGGCGGAGGTCCGCGACGTCTTCCGTTCCTCCAAGTTCGGCGCGATCGCCGGCTGCATGGTGCAGGAGGGTCAGATCAAGCGCAACAACCCCATCCGCGTCCTGCGCGAGCATGTGGTCATCTACGAGGGGTCCCTGGAATCCCTGCGCCGTTTCAAGGAAGACGTGGCCGAGGTCAAGGCCGGCATGGAGTGCGGCATCGGCGTCAAGAACTACAACGACGTACGGCCCGGTGACCATATCGAGGTCTTCGAGCGTACCGTGCGCAAGCGCGAGCTCTAGGCGGTAGTTTTGAGCCCCGGCACCGGAACCGCTCATGAAGGAATTTGATCGCACCGAACGGATCGGCGCGGAGATGCGTCGCGAGTTGGCGGCCATCCTCCGTGACGAGGTCCGCGACCCGCGCCTGCAACAGGTGACGATTCAGGAGGTCCGGGTCAGCCGCGACCTCTCCTGGGCCAAGATCTTTTTCACCTGCTTCCCCCTGGACGAGGCGAGTCAGGGACAGTCGAAGCTGCTGAATGGCCCGCTCTCCGGTTTTCTGCGGGCTCAGTTGGCGCGCCGGATGCTGTTGCGGATCATCCCGCAACTCCATTTCGAGCACGATGAGTCCATCGCCCGGGGCGAGCACTTGACGAGCCTGATCGATGGGGCCATGGCGTCCGTGAGCGAGGAGGCGGATTGATCCATCGCGGTCTCGGTCCGGTAGCGGGCTCAATTTTCAATCCTTTTATGGAAACGTGATTTATGGGGCGTCGGCGTAGGCTCGGCCGCGATATCGATGGCATTCTGCTGCTGGATAAGCCGCTGAATTTGACCTCCAACGAGGCCCTCCAGCGAGTCAAGCGGCTTTTTCAGGCCAATAAGGCGGGCCATACCGGGAGCCTGGACCCCCTGGCGACCGGCCTGCTGCCGGTGTGTCTGGGCGGTGCCACCAAGTTCTCCACCTATCTGCTCGACGCCGACAAGCGTTACCGGGTACGGGTGCGCCTGGGGGTCACGACCACCACGGCCGACGCCGAGGGCGAGATCCTGGAGACGCGGCCCGTGGCGGGTCTGGACGAGGCCCGGGTGCGGGCGGCCATGGATCGCTTCCGGGGCCCCATCGACCAGCTTCCCCCCATGTATTCGGCGGTCAAGCACCAGGGCGAGCGCCTCTACAAGCTGGCGCGCCAGGGCATCGAGGTGGAGCGCCAGACGCGCACCGTGACCATCCATGCCCTGGAACTGCTCGAACTGGCCCTGCCGGAACTGGAGATGGACGTCCACTGCTCCAAGGGCACCTATGTGCGGACCCTGGCGGAGGACATCGGCGCCATGCTGGGCTGTGGTGGCCACGTCATCGGCCTGCGCCGCACCGGCGTGGGGCCCTACGTCCAGCCCGAGAGCCGCTTCGTGACCCTGGGTGAGCTCGAGGCGATCGTCATGGCGGACGAGGAGGGCGCCTACCCTCTGCTCGACGCCCTGCTTCTGCCGCTGGCGAGCGCCCTGGATCATTGGCCGGCGGTGCGCCTGACGGCCGATGCCGCCTTCTACCTGCGTCAGGGTCAGGCGGTGCTGGTACCGCAGGCCCCGACGGAGGGTCTGGTGCGGCTTTATGATCCCTCGCTCCATTTTCTGGGCGTTGGCTGCATCCTCGATGATGGCAAGGTGCAGCCTAAGCGTCTGCTATAACCGCAAGCCACTATGCTTTTCCTGGTCGGCTGGCCGCCTGCCCGCCGTCCCTAACCCAAGGCCTGGCCCCCTGAACTCATTGTCGGAGGGCCGGCGGTAACGCCGCCAAGGGCCACCGTCGCAACACCCCTAACAGGAGTAAGACAACATGGCAATGAGCACAGCCGACAAAGCCAAGGTCGTTGAAGACTACCAGCGCAGCCCCGGGGACACGGGTTCGCCCGAGGTCCAGGTGGCCCTGTTGACCGCCCGTATCCTCGACCTGAGTGGCCATTTTGCCCAGCACAAGGGCGATCACCACTCCCGTCGGGGTCTGGTGCGCATGGTCAACTCCCGCCGCAAGCTGCTTGACTACCTCAAGGGCAAGGATGTCGACCGCTACCGCGAGCTGATCGCCCGCCTGGGTCTGCGCCGCTGATCCTCGTGCCGGATGGCCCGGGACCCCAAGGGGGGTCCCCCGACCTTTGGGCGCCTCGCCTTGCCGCGGGGCGCCCTAGCTTATGCCCATCACGGAACCCGGGGTCAACCCCCCGGGTCACCCCGTGCCTCATCCCGAATGGCGCCGGTCATATCCCCGCCCGCGCCCCCAGGCCGCTCAACGGGGGCATATCGCCCCGGCCTGCCACAGCCCCGAGGAACCCCCAGTGACTCACATCAAAAAGACCTTCCAATTGGGCGCCCAGACCGTGACCCTGGAGACGGGCGAAATCGCCCGCCAGGCCGATGGCGCCGTCCTGATCAATGTTGATGACACCGTCGTGCTCGTGACGGTGGTGATCGACAAGCGCGCCACCGAGATCAAGGACTTCCTGCCCCTGACCGTGGATTATCAGGAAAAAACCTATGCCGCGGGCCGCATCCCCGGCGGCTTCTTCCGCCGCGAGGGCCGGCCGAGCGAGAACGAGATCCTCACCTCGCGCCTCATCGACCGCCCGATCCGCCCGCTGTTCGCCGACGGCTTCGGCCGCGAAGTGCAGATCATCGCCACGGTCAAGTCCCTGAATCCCGCCGTCAACCCCGAGGTACCGGCCTTGATCGGCGCCTCGGCGGCCCTGGCCATCTCCGGCGCCCCCTTCAACGGGCCCATCGCTGCGGCGCGGGTCGGCTACAAGAACGGCGAGTATCTCCTCAACCCCTCCGTGGTCGGCCTGGGTCTCGACAGTGACCTGGACCTCATCGTGGCGGGCACCGAGCATGCCGTGCTGATGGTCGAATCCGAGGCCCGGGGCCTGTCCGAGGAGGTCATGCTCGGCGCCGTCCTCTTTGGCCACCAGCAGATGCAGGTAGCGATCCAGGCCATCCGCGAGCTGGCGGCCGAGGTCAACAAGAAGCCCCTGGCCTGGACCCCCGCCAAGAGCGATCCCGCCCTGGCTGCCGCCGTCGCGGCCATCGCCGCCGAGCGCCTCGGCGCGGCCTACCTCATCAAGGAGAAGATGGCCCGCTACGATGCCCTGGATGCTATCCGCTCCGAACTCTACACCGAACTCAGCGGCGAGGGCACGGCCTGGACCCAGAGCCAGGTCTATGGCGCCATCGAGAAGCTGGAGATGAAGATCGTCCGCGGCCGCATTCTGGCCGGCGAGCCCCGCATCGATGGCCGCGACACCAAGACGGTCCGCCCCATCAGCATCCGCACGGGCGTCCTGCCCCGCACCCACGGCTCCGCCCTCTTCACCCGCGGCGAGACCCAGGCCCTGGTCATCACCACCCTCGGCACCGAGCGGGATTCCCAGATCATCGACGCCCTGGACGGGGAGCATCGCGAGCCCTTCATGCTCCACTACAACTTCCCGCCCTTCTGCGTGGGCGAGGTGGGTCGCGTCGGCAGCCCCAAGCGGCGCGAGATCGGCCACGGTCGGCTGGCCAAGCGTGGCGTCCTGGCCTGCATGCCGAGCATCGAGGAGTTCCCCTACTCGGTGCGCGTGGTTTCCGAGATCACCGAGTCCAACGGCTCCAGCTCAATGGCCAGCGTCTGCGGCACCAGTCTGTCCCTGATGGACGCGGGGGTGCCCGTCAAGGGTGCCGTGGCCGGCGTGGCCATGGGCCTGATCAAGGAGGGCGATGCCTTCGCCGTCCTCACCGACATCATGGGCGATGAGGATCACCTGGGCGACATGGACTTCAAGGTCGCCGGTACCGCCAGCGGCATCAATGCCCTCCAGATGGATATCAAGATCGAGGGCATCACCCAGGAGATCATGGAGACCGCCCTGGCCCAGGCGAAGGCCGGGCGCCTGCACATCCTGGGCGAGATGAACAAGGTCATCGGCTCCCACCGTGCCCAGATGTCCGAGCACGCCCCGCGCATCATCGAGTTCAAGATCCATCCCGAGAAGATCCGCGACGTCATCGGCAAGGGCGGCTCCGTCATCCGCGCCATCACCGAGGAGACCGGTGCCACCATCGATATCAACGATAACGGCCTGGTCAAGATTTTCTCGGTCATCAAGAGCGCCGGCGAGGAGGCCAAGCGCCGGATCGAGCTCATCACCGCCGATGTCGAGGTGGGGGCCATCTACGAGGGCCGGGTGGCGCGCCTCATGGACTTTGGTGCCTTTGTCACCATTCTCCCCGGTCGCGATGGCCTGGTGCATATCTCCCAGATCAGCGAGGAGCGCGTCCAGAACGTCAGCGACAAGCTGTCCGAGGGGGATGTAGTCCGCGTCAAGGTCCTGGAAGTGGACAAGCAGGGTCGTATCCGCCTCAGCATGAAGGCGCTGGAGGGCTGATTAGGGTGTTCCGGCCCTACCTTTAAACGCCGAAGACTGACCAGTGCTGGGTGCTATACCCAGCCACCATAAAGGGGCCGCGAGGCCCCTTTATGGTGGTGGCGTTGGTAAATTTTGGCGGGGATCAGCCCGGCTGTTGCTGCAGGGATTCAAAGCGGGCCTTGAAGGCGGCTTGGCGCAGACGTTCGGCGTCGGCCTCTTGGGCGACCAGGGGACCGTCCAGCCATTGGCCGCTGGCGTGGTCGTAAACGGAAAAGCGGTAGCCCTTGCCGACTTTGAAGACTTGGGTGACGTCGTTGCCCGCCTGTTCCATGGCCTGGAACTTGTCGAGCCCCAGGGGCGCGGGGGTGGGCGCGAAGCTGGGTTCTGGCTGGAGCGCGGCGGTAGCGGGGCGGGCGGCGACCGTAAAGATGCTGTTTTGCATCTCGCCGTGGGTGTCCAGGGTGACGGACTCCACCCCGGGCAGGCGGGTGAGGATGTAGCCGGCCATCAGGATGCCGAGTTTGGTGTTCTCTTTCTCCAGGGCCGTCAGAAGCTTGTCGCCGACGATCTGGCAACGCTCGACCTTGCTGGGATGGGCGACCCATTCCCGACTCATCTGCCAGCCTTGATCCATGTCGGCGTCCAGCTTGGCGAAGAAGGCCTCGCCCTCCTTCAAGACTGGGTCGGGCACTTCCAGACTGAATTCTTGATCCTCAATGATGGCCTTGAGGCGCATCTCGTTTCCCCTTTCGCGAGTGGACGAAAACAGGCATTCTAGCAGAAGAGCGCCGGTGATCCGTCCCGGCCCCGCCATGTCCTACCCACCCCGCGAGATAGGGATAAGCCGTTATGCTCCTTACCATCCCCGGCCTGCTCAATGCCGCCCAGGTGGAGAAGATTCATGAAATCCTCCAAGGGGCCGCCTTTGTCGATGGCCGCCTGAGCGCCGGATTTGCCGCCGCCCGGGTCAAGAACAACCTGGAGCTGCAAGCCGATGAGCAGCGCATGGGGCGCCTGATCCGCGTCATCATGGCCAGCCTGGGCCACAACGAGACCTTCCGCTTCGGCGCCCTACCGCACCGGGTCGCCGACCCCATCATCGCCCGCTATGAGCCGGGCATGACCTATGGCGATCATGTGGACGACCCCATCATGGGCGCGACCGGGCCGCGCTTTCGCACCGATGTCTCCATGACCCTCTTCCTCAATCCGCCCGAGGATTATGACGGCGGCGAACTGGTGGTGCGCACCCCCTTCGGCGATCAGCGGGTCAAACTTCCGGCCGGGGATGCGGTGGTCTATCCCTCCTCCAGCCTGCACCAGGTGGCCCCGGTCACCCGCGGAGAGCGCCTGGTGGCCCTGACCTGGATCCAGAGCTATGTCCGCGATGCCGCCCGCCGGGAGCTGCTCTATGAGCTCAACCTGGCCCGCGAGGCCCTCCTCAAGGAGGCGCCAGGCACGGCGACCACGGGCTACGTGGACCGGTCCTATGCCAACCTGTTGCGCATGTGGGCGGATCTGTAAGCCCGTGGGCGGGACGGCGTGGCCAGGGGCGGGGGTGAGGCGGGTTGGGCTCGCCCTGCTGCTCGTCGCGGGGATCGGGCTCTCGGGGTGCTGTAGCCGGCGTCCCGCCACCGAATTCAATCGCTTCGATGGCACGGCCAACCAGCCCACCGGCTTTTGCGGCATCTTTGCCGGTTTTGGCACCAGGGACGAGCCGGAACGCTGGGGGGCCCTCTATACCCCCATCACGGTCGAAGAGTATGGCGAAATCCTCTGCGGCCGTCTCGACCCGGCGGACTATGTCACCTGCGTCAACCGCACCTGGGCCCAATATCGCCAGGCCCAACGCCAGCCGGACCTGCCCGGTGAGTCCACCTCGGGCCCCTTCGCCGTGGTGGTTGGCAACGAAATTCTGCTCGGCACCTACAGGTCACAGCCCTTCGCCGCCCACTTTCGGGTGAGCAACGAACGCCTCGTCTGCCAGGGTGGCTACGACGCCTTCGCGGGCGACACCCAGGCCGTCTTCCAGGTCCGCTGCAACAATGGTCTCAAGGGGTGGGCCCAGATGGTCCGCGACCGCAACGGCCGTAACGGCATCGGTGGCCTCTACATGGACGATGGCACCGCCGGCAAGATCGTCTTTGGCCCGGATACCCTGGGCGCGGCGCGCAACCCTCTGGCAACGCCCTAGCGCCTAAACCTGACTTCCCGGGTGCCGGCGGACGGCCCGGTTAGCCCCAGTCGCTCGGGCGAATTCGCCCCCCGCGCATCCGCCGCCCCAGGCTCAATGCCGCTGCTCGACGCCCTCTACGCTGGAGGCCGAGGCCATGTCCATGAGGCCACGCATGAGTTCGGCGCGGTCCGCCAGAGGAATGGTCTCGATCAGAGCCTGCTTGTCCTCCGACGGCAAGGGTAGGTGGGCGGTCAGGAGATTGATCAGATCCAGGTCCTCCATGCCCTTGAGGTCATCCCAGGGGATCTCGACCCCGCGCGGGCGGACATAGGCGCGCAGGGAGGCGAGAAAGCGATCGCGGTTCACCAGGTGACCGCCCTCCGGCAGAAAATCGTTGGCGAAGCGGCTCCAGCCCGCGCGTACCCGGCGATAGCCCCGGGTCTCCTCCAGTTCGCCCTGGACCTCGAAGCGGCATACCCCAGTGAGGACGATGACGACACGCCCGTCATTGGTCTCGCTGTAGGAGGTGACGCGCCCGGCGCAACCGACCCGGTGCAGGGCCGGGACTTTGACATCCTCCTGGCCGATCAGGGGCTGGATCATGCCGATGAGGTGGTCCGTCGCCAGCACGTCCTGAATCATGTTGAGATAGTGTTGCTCGTAGATATTGAGGGGGAGCTGTATCCCCGGCATGGCCACGGCCCCGGCGAGCGGGAAGATCGGCAATTCCGCGGGCAGGTCGGCGAACTTGGGCATGAAGGGCGAGGGCATGGCAATAACTCCGGGGCCGGTCAGACGCGGGTGACAAAGACGCGCGCCATGCCGGGGTCCAGTTCGAAATCAAAGGGGGTTGGCAGAAAGTCCATGGCCCACTCCGGTGAGACGTCGAGGAGGGGCGGTGGGGCCTGCACCAGCCGGTAGAGGTCGTCGCAATGGAAATGCTGACGGTTCCAGGGGTCCTTGTTCACCACCAGCAAGGCCTGGCCCTGGCCCCGGAGAGAGGCCTGCCAGAGCAGCAGGACGGCCGGGTTGCGGGACTCCAGGCGCTGGATGAGCCCATCCTCGCGAAAGACGGGGTAGGCCGCCTTGATGCGATTGACGGCGGCGATGAAGGCGGTCAAATCCACCCCCGGCGCCTCCCAATCCTCCGGTCGGGTCTTGACCACATGCAGCCGCCGCTGGAAGCCGAACTCATAGCCCATGGGCATCAGGACGCCGGTAGAGAAGAGGGCCGTGAAGAGGTAACGCTGCTTGAGGGCGTTCACATTGTGCCCCGACTCCGCGAAGAGGCGCTCTGTGTCATGGCTCTCCGGGGAAGCCGATGGACGGGGCGATCTGGCGCGTCAGTTCGTATTGCTCCAGCAGCCAGGGACTGGAAAAGTCCCACCACTTGGCGCTGTTGAAGATGGCGTCAAAACCCGCCGAGGCCGTCTGGCGGGTCTGGTCTGGCGAGCAGCCCAGGGTCTCGGCCACGAAGATCACACCGGGATGCTGGCGCCGGATATCCTTGATCAGCTTGCGCCAGAAATCCGTCGGGATCTGATAGGCCGCGTCGCAACGGAAACCGGTGAAGCCCAGGCCGATCAGGTGCTCGACCACCTTGATGGCGTATTCCAGCAGGTCCTTGCCGCCCCCCGAGCCGCTATGGTCGAACTGGGCCAGGTCCTCCCAGACCACCTTGCGCCCATCCTCCTCC from Chromatiaceae bacterium carries:
- the infB gene encoding translation initiation factor IF-2; the encoded protein is MSEVTVKHLAGIVGIPVDRLMTQLKDAGIIVADGDSQLSEQEKVQLLTYLRRSHGKQDATDASGAPSRVTLQRKSVSELRQPASSPRPPGGGTRAPTPAIRAKTVSVEVRKKRIYVKRPGTGEVSEAEVAPPPPPPVQAPPPPAPTRSAPAVAPEPRRRIEPPRTRLDESRRRGELEARRAEVETRRFADQEDQERQAREDEARRRAEEEMRRQAEAEARRLAEEEVRRRAEAEAKARLEEPVVEEDLEVEEEEEGTARPKARKEGVKVEAKPIKVVKPRAEATEKERSVKKAARKDSLRDRDIIVLPQADYEEEPGAAAPGGRVRRKKRLGKPQLQDKHGFQRPTMKVVREVEIPPSITVGELASRMSAKVSDVIRELFKQGLAVTINQSLDADTATLLVEEMGHKAIAAKRESVEDALMLELERELGEMALESRPPVVTIMGHVDHGKTSLLDYIRRTKVAAGEAGGITQHIGAYHVKTGRGMVSFLDTPGHAAFSAMRARGAQVTDIVILVVAADDGVMPQTVEAIQHARASKVPIVVAINKMDKPSANPDRVMQELTQHEVVAEEWGGDTIMVKVSAKSGLGIDDLLEAVLLQAEVLELKAPITGPARGAVVESSLDKGRGPVATILVQAGTLHQGDMIVTGTEFGRVRAMFDETGRPVREAGPSIPVQVLGLSGTPNAGDDVVVVADERRAREVAELRAGRERQSRFDDQKVASLDQLFSQLKEGDTKTVNIVLKADVQGSMEALRDSLNKLSTDEVKVMIVATGVGGITESDANLAVTSNAILLGFNVRADAAARRVVEDKGLDLRYYSIIYELIDDVKKALSGLLSPEVTETIIGLAEVRDVFRSSKFGAIAGCMVQEGQIKRNNPIRVLREHVVIYEGSLESLRRFKEDVAEVKAGMECGIGVKNYNDVRPGDHIEVFERTVRKREL
- the rbfA gene encoding 30S ribosome-binding factor RbfA, producing the protein MKEFDRTERIGAEMRRELAAILRDEVRDPRLQQVTIQEVRVSRDLSWAKIFFTCFPLDEASQGQSKLLNGPLSGFLRAQLARRMLLRIIPQLHFEHDESIARGEHLTSLIDGAMASVSEEAD
- the truB gene encoding tRNA pseudouridine(55) synthase TruB gives rise to the protein MGRRRRLGRDIDGILLLDKPLNLTSNEALQRVKRLFQANKAGHTGSLDPLATGLLPVCLGGATKFSTYLLDADKRYRVRVRLGVTTTTADAEGEILETRPVAGLDEARVRAAMDRFRGPIDQLPPMYSAVKHQGERLYKLARQGIEVERQTRTVTIHALELLELALPELEMDVHCSKGTYVRTLAEDIGAMLGCGGHVIGLRRTGVGPYVQPESRFVTLGELEAIVMADEEGAYPLLDALLLPLASALDHWPAVRLTADAAFYLRQGQAVLVPQAPTEGLVRLYDPSLHFLGVGCILDDGKVQPKRLL
- the rpsO gene encoding 30S ribosomal protein S15; this translates as MAMSTADKAKVVEDYQRSPGDTGSPEVQVALLTARILDLSGHFAQHKGDHHSRRGLVRMVNSRRKLLDYLKGKDVDRYRELIARLGLRR
- the pnp gene encoding polyribonucleotide nucleotidyltransferase; the protein is MPITEPGVNPPGHPVPHPEWRRSYPRPRPQAAQRGHIAPACHSPEEPPVTHIKKTFQLGAQTVTLETGEIARQADGAVLINVDDTVVLVTVVIDKRATEIKDFLPLTVDYQEKTYAAGRIPGGFFRREGRPSENEILTSRLIDRPIRPLFADGFGREVQIIATVKSLNPAVNPEVPALIGASAALAISGAPFNGPIAAARVGYKNGEYLLNPSVVGLGLDSDLDLIVAGTEHAVLMVESEARGLSEEVMLGAVLFGHQQMQVAIQAIRELAAEVNKKPLAWTPAKSDPALAAAVAAIAAERLGAAYLIKEKMARYDALDAIRSELYTELSGEGTAWTQSQVYGAIEKLEMKIVRGRILAGEPRIDGRDTKTVRPISIRTGVLPRTHGSALFTRGETQALVITTLGTERDSQIIDALDGEHREPFMLHYNFPPFCVGEVGRVGSPKRREIGHGRLAKRGVLACMPSIEEFPYSVRVVSEITESNGSSSMASVCGTSLSLMDAGVPVKGAVAGVAMGLIKEGDAFAVLTDIMGDEDHLGDMDFKVAGTASGINALQMDIKIEGITQEIMETALAQAKAGRLHILGEMNKVIGSHRAQMSEHAPRIIEFKIHPEKIRDVIGKGGSVIRAITEETGATIDINDNGLVKIFSVIKSAGEEAKRRIELITADVEVGAIYEGRVARLMDFGAFVTILPGRDGLVHISQISEERVQNVSDKLSEGDVVRVKVLEVDKQGRIRLSMKALEG
- a CDS encoding Fe2+-dependent dioxygenase, whose amino-acid sequence is MLLTIPGLLNAAQVEKIHEILQGAAFVDGRLSAGFAAARVKNNLELQADEQRMGRLIRVIMASLGHNETFRFGALPHRVADPIIARYEPGMTYGDHVDDPIMGATGPRFRTDVSMTLFLNPPEDYDGGELVVRTPFGDQRVKLPAGDAVVYPSSSLHQVAPVTRGERLVALTWIQSYVRDAARRELLYELNLAREALLKEAPGTATTGYVDRSYANLLRMWADL
- a CDS encoding LON peptidase substrate-binding domain-containing protein, whose amino-acid sequence is MPSPFMPKFADLPAELPIFPLAGAVAMPGIQLPLNIYEQHYLNMIQDVLATDHLIGMIQPLIGQEDVKVPALHRVGCAGRVTSYSETNDGRVVIVLTGVCRFEVQGELEETRGYRRVRAGWSRFANDFLPEGGHLVNRDRFLASLRAYVRPRGVEIPWDDLKGMEDLDLINLLTAHLPLPSEDKQALIETIPLADRAELMRGLMDMASASSVEGVEQRH